From Candida dubliniensis CD36 chromosome 7, complete sequence, the proteins below share one genomic window:
- a CDS encoding G2/mitotic-specific (B-type) cyclin, putative (Similar to S. cerevisiae CLB4), translating into MRSYKSSITDENELTKQRLRAKSIANLSNNHITVGQASTSSQHREALSDLTSQENKNHPRVKLTQTNTHHHKSSSSSSNKIQIYQQIEQKKADIHQFKKPRLEKVLLNDDDDDETDDEFDDEEDKENRYHDLELNEDDSKHQLISEAFETIDDRGISEGENDTAQEARDRFEEETQSHTQDMRSIYGVHVPMQPMWNNAIINELKYVIQKYSRTTLDENDEDTYDTSMVAEYSPEIFNYLHELENKFTPDPNYMDFQDDLKWEMRAVLIDWVVQVHARFNLFSETLYLTVNYIDRFLSKRRVSLSRFQLVGAVALFIAAKYEEINCPTVQEIAYMADNAYSIEEFLKAERFMIDVLEFDLGWPGPMSFLRRISKADDYDYETRTLAKYFLEITIMDSKFVASPPSWLAAGAHYISRILLGRGDWTELHVFYSGYTEKQLQPLADVMLENCRHAESNHKAIFEKYKERRYRKSSLFVQEYFRHIMSQS; encoded by the coding sequence ATGCGATCTTATAAATCATCCATAACGGATGAAAATGAGTTGACAAAACAAAGACTAAGAGCCAAAAGCATTGCCAATTTGAGCAATAATCACATAACAGTGGGGCAAGCATCGACGAGCTCTCAACATAGAGAAGCATTGAGTGATTTGACCTCACAGGAGAATAAAAATCACCCAAGAGTGAAACTCACACAAACAAACACCCATCATCATAAAAGCAGCTCCAGCAGTTCGaacaaaatacaaatatatcaacaaataGAACAAAAGAAAGCCGATATCcatcaatttaaaaaacCAAGATTGGAGAAGGTATTGctaaatgatgatgatgacgatgaaaCCGATGACGAATTTgacgatgaagaagataaagaaaacaGATATCATGATCtagaattgaatgaagATGACAGTAAACATCAACTAATAAGTGAAgcatttgaaacaattgatgataGGGGAATAAGCGAAGGTGAGAATGATACAGCTCAAGAAGCACGCGATAGATTTGAGGAAGAAACACAATCGCATACACAGGATATGAGATCGATATATGGGGTTCATGTACCCATGCAGCCAATGTGGAATAATGCGATAATAAATGAGCTCAAATACGTTATACAAAAGTACTCTCGTACTACGTTGGACGAAAATGACGAAGATACTTATGATACGAGCATGGTTGCAGAGTATTCACctgaaattttcaattactTGCATGAGCTTGAAAACAAGTTTACACCTGATCCAAACTATATGGATTTCCAAGACGATTTAAAGTGGGAAATGCGTGCAGTACTAATTGATTGGGTTGTTCAAGTGCATGCCCGATTTAACTTGTTTTCAGAAACATTGTACTTGACAGTAAATTATATTGACAGATTCCTATCCAAGAGAAGGGTATCCCTATCCAGATTTCAATTAGTCGGGGCAGTGGCATTATTTATTGCTGCCAAATATGAGGAAATCAATTGTCCTACTGTCCAAGAAATTGCATACATGGCAGACAATGCCTATTCCATCGAGGAATTTTTAAAAGCCGAGAGGTTCATGATTGATGTGTTGGAATTTGATTTAGGATGGCCAGGGCCAATGTCATTTTTGCGAAGAATATCCAAAGCTGACGACTACGATTATGAAACCAGGACCCTTgccaaatattttcttgaaaTAACTATAATGGACTCAAAATTTGTTGCTTCTCCACCAAGTTGGTTGGCTGCTGGCGCACACTACATATCAAGAATACTATTGGGAAGAGGTGACTGGACTGAATTGCATGTTTTTTATAGTGGCTATACCGAAAAACAATTACAGCCATTGGCCGACGTTATGTTAGAGAACTGTCGCCACGCTGAATCAAATCATAAAgccatttttgaaaaatacaAGGAAAGAAGGTATAGGAAAAGTTCACTTTTTGTTCAAGAATATTTTCGACACATAATGTCTCAGAGTTGA
- a CDS encoding importin, putative (Similar to S. cerevisiae KAP120;~In S. cerevisiae: role in the assembly or export of 60S ribosomal subunits), which translates to MELNNQNLVSVLTFASKSERSLEQQNAEAQLKNWEIVPGYHYLLQEVYLNTELPLQIRWLAIICFKNGVDKYWKSSRNNSIQKQEKQQIIAKSMDLINEKNNQLMLQNAYSISKIARFDFPSDWPNLFDDIISSLEKYVFVENNLVATNNMLIILNRIIKTLSTVKIGRARHAMQAKAPIVVNVLVKLYSKFFTMWTSNLDFTIMQICYLCLKNLRRIIPEGFEQPHKDHDIVEFLNNTIDHLQMIVSEHDKFNTDLLERYVKCYSKLYVSLIKTNPTSFILLPCCEKILTTFLSILEQKAEVIYNSSEENDFWEILALRSFSILKKVLAYIYRAGAVTLKQKNDKMEVQTARNKLSGHFFTPDLIQNLCDLVINWYLRLKPSDLESWLLDPEEWCNEEFSSSWEYQIRPCAENFYQDLIKYFPDFLAEFVLNKISTGLMENASVDKILIRDSILCTFQLSGHAISDHVNFDNLLETVFIPEGLKNDLVENKILKRRVCLIISEWVSIQCSRESRVSIYKLLLNFLQPTNKINDKIVKISAVQALCAVVDDWDFSKTDFQPFLNDFVKLIIGLLDEFKFTESKLYMLNTLSKVIEKCNPLVDYQTLLDILQIIPPNWETTENEQIIKTSLLRLLRSLVVSLNENSIETHQIAIPLIRACCSENSDIYLLVSEDGYDLWLALLQFCPVTQNLNSELVELFQLIPVGLRNSTEILPTIMSIIRSYALYAPAVFSEDLASEIFQVIGDYLSKMRDDAYAIFIVLMDILLINPRDEMIDRIVSSGLFNSMVRYVLDDNMSNFLIARMYLLFSRIAVREYFLKILDVTSVDLKLFFERWLEYYNHNGNPRNKKINLLGLLSVLSYSVPQRIEVLWELSPKIIKNTLFFLEEVNEDASGRCDSYNSNLIYDDIDDYSYLDPDIKANGEKLRYHALLDQFDRVYSVNLLSLLKECMSGLRQQLGDADFNNFIQLNDSYTVEKLREIM; encoded by the coding sequence ATGGAGttaaacaatcaaaatttgGTGTCTGTTTTGACTTTTGCAAGTAAATCAGAAAGAAGTTTAGAACAACAGAATGCAGAGGctcaattgaagaattgggAAATTGTTCCTGGATACcattatttattacaaGAAGTGTATTTGAACACCGAGCTACCTTTACAAATCCGTTGGTTGGCgataatttgtttcaaaaatggtgttgataaatattgGAAGAGTTCACGAAACAACTCTATTCAAAAACaggaaaaacaacaaataattgcaaaaagtatggatttgataaatgaaaagaataacCAATTGATGTTACAAAATGCATATTcgatttcaaaaattgcCCGATTTGACTTCCCCCTGGATTGGCCAAATTTGTTTGATGATATAATTAGCAGTTTGGAGAAATACGTTTTTGTTGAGAATAATCTCGTGGCCACAAATAATatgttgattattttgaatCGGATTATAAAAACATTGTCGACAGTTAAAATTGGAAGAGCACGCCATGCTATGCAAGCAAAGGCACCAATTGTTGTCAATGTCTTGGTCAAATTGTATTCAAAGTTCTTCACTATGTGGACATCAAATTTGGATTTCACTATAATGCAGATCTGTTATTTGTgcttgaaaaatttgagGCGAATTATACCTGAAGGTTTTGAGCAACCACACAAGGACCACGAcattgttgaatttttaaacaataCAATTGACCATTTGCAAATGATAGTGCTGGAACATGATAAATTTAACACAGATTTGTTGGAACGGTATGTCAAGTGCTATAGCAAGCTATACGTATCATTGATCAAAACAAACCCCACTAGCTTTATATTGTTGCCTTGTTGTGAAAAAATACTCACAACATTTCTTTCGATATTAGAGCAAAAAGCTGAAGTGATCTACAATTCATCTGAAGAAAACGATTTTTGGGAAATTTTGGCTTTGCGGAGTTTTAGTATATTGAAGAAAGTTTTGGCATATATTTATAGAGCCGGCGCGGTCactttaaaacaaaaaaacgACAAAATGGAAGTTCAGACAGCTAGAAACAAATTATCTGGTCATTTTTTCACTCCTGATTTAATTCAGAACCTTTGCGACCTTGTAATAAATTGGTACCTTCGATTGAAGCCATCGGATTTGGAAAGTTGGTTGCTTGACCCAGAAGAATGGTGTAATGAAGAGTTTTCATCTAGTTGGGAGTATCAAATCCGTCCTTGTGCAGAAAACTTTTATCaagatttgattaaatatTTTCCAGACTTCCTAGCTGAGTTTGTTTTGAATAAGATTAGCACTGGATTGATGGAAAATGCGTCTGTTGACAAGATCTTGATCAGAGACTCTATATTGTGTACTTTCCAACTTTCGGGGCACGCCATTAGTGATCATGtgaattttgataatttgttgGAAACCGTTTTTATACCAGAAGGGTTGAAGAATGACTTAGTTGAAAACAAGATCTTAAAACGAAGAGTTTGCTTAATTATTTCAGAATGGGTCAGTATCCAATGTTCAAGAGAACTGAGAGTATCCATCTACAAGTTATTGTTAAATTTCTTACAACCAACAAATAAGATCAATGATAAGATTGTCAAGATTTCAGCTGTTCAAGCATTGTGTGCTGTTGTAGACGATTGGGATTTCAGCAAAACTGATTTTCAACCgtttttaaatgattttgttaAGTTGATTATTGGGTTGCTTGATGAATTCAAGTTTACAGAATCCAAATTATACATGCTAAACACATTGTCTAAAGTCATTGAAAAGTGTAACCCATTGGTTGATTATCAAACGTTGCTTGATATTTTGCAAATCATTCCTCCAAATTGGGAAACTACTGAAAACGAGCAGATCATCAAGACGTCATTATTGAGGTTATTGAGAAGTTTGGTTGTATCGTTAAATGAGAATTCTATAGAAACACACCAGATTGCCATTCCTCTCATCAGGGCATGTTGTTCTGAAAATCTGGATATTTATTTGCTTGTCTCTGAGGATGGATATGATTTATGGCTAGCCTTGTTGCAATTTTGTCCTGTCACAcagaatttgaattcagAGTTGGTGgaattgtttcaattgatccCAGTTGGATTAAGAAACTCAACTGAGATTCTTCCAACAATCATGTCAATTATCAGAAGTTATGCCTTGTATGCCCCAGCTGTATTTTCTGAAGATTTGGCGTCAGAAATATTCCAAGTTATTGGGGACTATCTAAGTAAAATGAGAGATGATGCGTATGCCATTTTTATTGTGTTGATGGATATATTGTTGATCAATCCAAGAGACGAGATGATAGATAGAATTGTTTCAAGTGGTCTATTCAACTCCATGGTTCGCTATGTGTTGGATGATAACATGAGCAACTTTTTAATTGCTAGAAtgtatttattgttttcaagAATTGCCGTGAGAGAGTATTTTCTTAAAATTTTAGATGTCACTTCTGTTGActtgaaattgttttttgaGAGATGGTTAGAGTATTACAACCACAATGGGAACccaagaaacaaaaagattAATTTGTTGGGGTTGCTTTCTGTTTTGTCTTATTCCGTTCCGCAAAGAATAGAGGTGTTGTGGGAGTTGTCTCCCAAGATAATTAAAAACACTTTGTTCTTCTTGGAAGAAGTAAATGAAGATGCAAGTGGACGATGTGATTCATACAATTCCAACTTGATttatgatgatattgatgattattcTTATTTGGACCCTGATATCAAAGCAAACGGTGAAAAATTGAGATACCATGCATTATTAGATCAGTTTGATCGGGTTTATTCTGTGAATCTTTTACTGCTTTTAAAGGAATGTATGAGTGGTTTGAGACAACAGTTGGGTGATGCcgatttcaacaattttattcaattgaatgacAGTTACACCGTCGAAAAATTAAGAGAGATAATGTAA
- a CDS encoding vacuolar protein sorting protein, late endosomal, putative (Similar to S. cerevisiae VPS55) yields MNSTQTFSYLQKNPLNKIIGLSVILSVGFLLVILAGIYGNWFPIIVGIIFAVAHLPVAITKNIASNSDYDFNFDSTTTNSRAVIEIGQFLTAFLLVSGVYLPILLNHSLILTKTAMVLTIVGGLLIYGTVYTFSHYFDEPQDEDGLADLGGGVI; encoded by the coding sequence atgaattcaACTCAAACATTTTCATATCTTCAAAAGAACCCTTTGAACAAAATTATTGGTCTTTCAGTAATTCTATCCGTTGGGTTTCTCTTGGTTATATTGGCAGGGATATACGGAAATTGGTTCCCTATTATAGTTGGCATTATATTTGCTGTAGCACATTTGCCAGTGGCAATCACTAAGAACATTGCTAGTAATTCCGACtatgatttcaattttgattctACAACCACTAATTCCAGGGCTGTGATTGAAATTGGGCAGTTCTTGACGGCTTTCCTATTGGTGAGTGGGGTTTATTTACCTATACTATTAAACCACTCTTTGATATTGACGAAAACAGCTATGGTTTTAACAATAGTAGGCggtttattaatttacGGTACCGTATATACTTTTAGTCATTATTTTGATGAGCCACAGGACGAGGATGGTTTGGCTGACCTCGGAGGAGGTGTTATTTGA
- a CDS encoding endonuclease SceI kda subunit, putative (Similar to S. cerevisiae SSC1) — translation MLRQNIARITFRRYKHHVLGIDLGTTNSAVAVMGSDQEPHIIENEEGKRTTPSVVAFSKEGETLVGLPAKRQAVVNPENTFFATKRLIGRKFEDAEVQRDLNNVPYKIIPNKQGDAMLCSHSGQTISPSEIGGLILQKLQKVAENQLKEKINNAVVTVPAYFNDSQRQATKNSGKLVGLDVLRVINEPTAAALAYGCDKSREDGIIAVFDLGGGTFDISILEIDEGVFEVRATNGNTHLGGEDFDIVIMNYILENFKAETRIDLSSDRFAVQRIREAAEKAKIELDHSEETQINIPFIFQDKHIKQTLTSEEFTKMVMPIIEKTIDPVKRCVRDAELKFKDIDEVLLVGGMTRMPQIRKMVQDLFGKKPSTAVNPDEAVALGAAIQGAVLSGQVKNVVLLDVTPLSLGIETYGGIFTPLIPRNSAVPIKKEQMFSTAVDGQTGVEIGVYQGERTLVKDNKHIGQFKLSNIPQGPKGTPQIAVSFEIDADGIINVTATDKTPYPKDSEHYGKPNTVAIQVTEVGLTDAEVEKMIQESNRNKRADEEKKRLYEHASRAEILCTDTDTALIQFGELMEEDEKVTIKEYADAIKQMINEIRSGEKLHHPNNLNQKVNEMQKACMEAIQKVALKQHQLAKESEN, via the coding sequence atGCTAAGACAAAATATCGCCCGTATAACATTCAGAAGGTACAAACACCATGTACTTGGAATTGATTTGGGAACAACCAATTCTGCTGTTGCAGTTATGGGATCAGACCAAGAGCCAcatataattgaaaatgaagaaggCAAACGTACTACACCATCAGTTGTGGCATTCAGCAAAGAGGGTGAAACATTAGTTGGTCTTCCTGCAAAGAGACAAGCTGTAGTAAATCCCGAAAACActttttttgcaacaaagAGATTAATTGGGAGAAAGTTTGAGGATGCAGAAGTACAAAGggatttaaataatgtCCCTTATAAGATAATCCCTAACAAACAAGGGGATGCAATGTTGTGCTCGCATAGTGGACAAACCATATCGCCATCTGAAATTGGAGGACTTATTTTACAAAAGTTACAGAAGGTTGCAGAGAATCagttgaaagaaaagatcAACAATGCTGTTGTCACTGTTCCAGCATATTTCAATGACTCTCAAAGACAGGCTACAAAGAATTCGGGGAAACTAGTAGGCTTGGATGTATTGCGAGTGATCAATGAGCCGACGGCTGCAGCATTAGCCTATGGTTGTGACAAGTCGAGGGAGGATGGGATAATTGCAGTATTTGATCTCGGTGGTGGGACATTTGATATATCTATTTTAGAAATAGATGAAGGTGTGTTTGAAGTAAGGGCAACAAATGGTAATACCCATTTGGGAGGTGAAGATTTTGACATTGTTATAATGAACTATATCTTGGAAAATTTCAAAGCGgaaacaagaattgatttatctaGTGACAGGTTTGCTGTACAACGTATTAGAGAAGCTGCCgaaaaagcaaaaataGAGTTAGATCACTCGGAGGAAACACAAATCAATATACCATTTATATTTCAAGACAAGCACATCAAGCAGACTTTGACATCGGAAGAATTCACCAAGATGGTGATGCCCATTATAGAAAAGACCATTGATCCAGTCAAACGATGTGTGCGGGATGCTGAGCTAAAGTTCAAGGATATCGATGAAGTTTTGTTAGTTGGTGGTATGACAAGAATGCCCCAGATTAGGAAAATGGTTCAGGACTTGTTTGGCAAAAAACCAAGTACCGCAGTGAACCCTGACGAGGCAGTTGCGTTAGGTGCAGCAATTCAAGGTGCAGTATTATCTGGACAAGTTAAAAATGTGGTATTACTAGATGTTACACCGTTATCTTTAGGGATCGAGACTTACGGGGGAATTTTCACTCCGCTAATACCCCGTAACTCTGCTGTTCCAATTAAAAAAGAGCAGATGTTTTCCACCGCTGTAGATGGCCAAACTGGAGTAGAAATAGGTGTCTATCAAGGAGAACGAACATTAGTCAAAGATAATAAGCATATTGGTCAATTCAAACTATCAAATATCCCTCAAGGGCCAAAGGGGACCCCACAAATTGCCGTgtcttttgaaattgatgctGATGGCATTATAAATGTCACTGCAACAGACAAGACACCGTATCCAAAGGATCTGGAACACTACGGGAAACCAAATACCGTGGCAATACAAGTAACTGAAGTTGGATTGACCGATGCTGAGGTTGAAAAAATGATCCAAGAAAGTAATCGGAATAAAAGAGCTGACGAGGAAAAGAAACGGTTATATGAACACGCTTCTCGTGCAGAAATTTTATGTACAGACACCGATACTGCATTGATCCAATTTGGAGAATTGATGGAGGAGGATGAAAAAGTGACAATTAAAGAGTATGCCGATGCCATTAAACAAATGATCAATGAAATAAGATCGGGAGAAAAGTTGCATCATCCTAATAATCTTAATCAAAAAGTAAACGAGATGCAAAAGGCTTGCATGGAGGCAATACAGAAAGTTGCATTAAAGCAGCACCAACTAGCCAAAGAGAGTGAAAATTAG
- a CDS encoding histone acetyltransferase subunit, putative (Similar to S. cerevisiae HAT2) codes for MPSSTNEFAKAERELVEEQQLQEKIVNEEFKIWKKTVPLLYDFIHTFALDSPSLVFQWLPTTNVSQSDLELKFLIGTNTINKADNYLKLASINLPSTLVGATESIPVPSDDIDTSNFKVITQWKQSQEVNKLKVSPNGSLAVGFNADGVLRSYNLDNFDSVDYKYHKQGGIALDWVDNNGFLSGSNDSQIALWQVDKPSTPLQLFKGHHGAINDISYVKEKHLFGSVSDDSTTQFHDSRVNSADINPVITVENSHIQKCIQFHPDIPTLYATGGKDNVVSLYDMRNYSTPFRKFYGHNDSVRQLQWDWNNPDILVSCGLDKRIIFWDLKNLDEDFTYPDAMSNGKDTNSKKKQAVKTDPCLKYVHGGHTRRTNDFDIHPKIKNIFGSVGDDKLLEIWKPKTLPSDEPEQESADVQEDEEMKDADAKGDKEGEEDSKMKD; via the coding sequence ATGCCATCATCAACTAACGAGTTTGCCAAAGCCGAAAGGGAATTGGTAGAGGAGcaacaattacaagaaaaaattgtaaaCGAAGAGTTTAAGATCTGGAAAAAAACAGTGCCTTTGCTCTACGATTTTATACACACATTTGCTTTGGATAGCCCTTCGTTGGTGTTTCAATGGTTGCCAACAACCAACGTCTCTCAATCAGATTTGGAgttaaaatttttgatagGGACAAACACAATCAATAAAGCCGACAACTATTTGAAACTAGCTTCAATAAACTTGCCTTCGACTTTGGTGGGTGCAACCGAGAGTATTCCTGTTCCAAGCGATGATATAGATACATCAAATTTTAAAGTTATTACTCAATGGAAACAGAGCCAGGaagttaataaattgaaagttTCACCTAATGGTAGTCTAGCAGTGGGATTCAATGCAGATGGTGTTCTTCGTAGTTATAACTTGGACAACTTTGACTCCGTTGATTATAAGTACCACAAGCAAGGCGGTATAGCATTAGACTGGGTGGATAATAATGGGTTCTTATCTGGGTCAAATGATTCACAGATTGCATTGTGGCAAGTTGACAAGCCATCGACTCCATTGCAATTGTTCAAAGGACATCATGGTGCTATCAATGATATCTCTTACGTTAAGGAAAAGCACTTGTTTGGATCTGTTAGTGATGACTCAACTACTCAGTTTCATGATTCAAGAGTTAACTCTGCGGATATCAATCCGGTGATAACAGTTGAAAATAGCCATATTCAAAAATGTATTCAGTTTCATCCAGATATACCAACATTGTATGCGACTGGTGGTAAAGATAATGTGGTTTCGTTGTATGACATGAGAAACTATAGCACCCCTTTCAGAAAGTTTTATGGTCATAATGACAGTGTCAGACAATTGCAATGGGACTGGAACAACCCTGATATTCTTGTATCTTGTGGATTGGACAAAAGAATTATATTTTgggatttgaaaaatctcGATGAGGATTTCACTTACCCTGATGCAATGTCTAATGGGAAAGATACTaattcaaagaaaaagcaaGCAGTCAAGACTGATCCATGTTTGAAATACGTTCACGGTGGCCATACTAGACGAACAAACGACTTTGATATTCATCCaaaaatcaagaatatTTTCGGTAGtgttggtgatgataaattattggaaatttGGAAACCAAAGACCTTACCAAGTGATGAGCCAGAACAAGAATCTGCAGATGTACAGGAAGATGAAGAGATGAAAGATGCTGATGCCAAAGGTGACAAGGAAGGAGAAGAGGattcaaaaatgaaagattAG
- a CDS encoding tRNA acetyltransferase, putative (Similar to S. cerevisiae TAN1;~In S. cerevisiae: RNA-binding protein required for the formation of the modified nucleoside N(4)-acetylcytidine in serine and leucine tRNAs, putative), producing the protein MGKRKAVDSNNPPKKKFKNVSKLLDPNTSGIYVSCARRKEANCRQELLNLLSEKIPEYFDLENVEDDKEETQNNKKELSIEEKIKQELQELEESKNSKTELLQPIDVDLECLVFIKTKKPIDPEVLVEKLCKECYESGQKTTRYTQKLVPIMDSCSSTGDDPLEKVRQLARKVLARHFHQEKDQKPIKFAVQVSRRNFNVLKSDVIIKTIAECVGTSHGHSVDLKNYDKLIIVECYKNNIGMGVANNFLKYSKYNLQQIFDKHHEDKN; encoded by the coding sequence ATGGGTAAAAGAAAAGCTGTTGATTCTAATAATCctcccaaaaaaaagttcAAGAATGTGTCTAAATTGTTGGACCCTAACACTTCTGGTATTTACGTAAGTTGTGCTCGTAGGAAGGAAGCAAATTGTCGCCAGGAATTGCTTAATCTATTGTCTGAGAAAATTCCTGAATATTTCGATTTGGAAAATGTGGAAGATGACAAGGAGGAAACccaaaataacaaaaaggAACTATCAATTGAAGAGAAAATCAAACAGGAATTACAAGAACTTGAGGAGTCCAAAAACTCGAAAACAGAACTACTTCAACCTATTGATGTAGATTTGGAGTGTTTGGTGTTTATAAAAACGAAAAAGCCTATTGATCCAGAGGTGTTGGTGGAAAAACTATGTAAAGAATGTTATGAGTCAGGACAGAAAACGACTAGGTACACACAAAAACTAGTCCCTATAATGGATTCATGCAGTTCAACGGGTGATGATCCGTTAGAGAAGGTGCGGCAGTTGGCTCGAAAGGTGTTGGCAAGACATTTCCATCAAGAGAAAGATCAGAAACCAATTAAGTTTGCTGTTCAAGTTTCGAGACGTAATTTCAATGTTTTAAAGTCTGATGTtataattaaaacaatagcTGAATGTGTGGGTACTAGTCATGGACACTCAGTGGATCTCAAAAATTACGACAAGTTGATTATTGTCGAATGctataaaaataatattggtaTGGGAGTAGCtaacaatttcttgaaatatAGCAAGTACAACTTGCAACAAATATTTGACAAACATCATGAAGATAAAAATTAG
- a CDS encoding conserved hypothetical protein (In S. cerevisiae: localized to the ER): MSNYSEILKPRIIPISYSKTDVPPPPGYSESVFSTTTKSQTSSGKKAKHDDAELNALKSKKIWELAIGPAKSIPMNLFMSYMTGNSLQVISVTMTLMLLWNPIKAIFNETNPTFSKLSTKNNGSEIILAKLVFIICQVFNMCIGVYKLYKMGLIPHQEADWLAWKEPKRFIDRLYY; encoded by the coding sequence ATGAGCAACTATTCTGAAATACTCAAACCAAGAATAATCCCAATTTCATATTCCAAAACTGATGTTCCACCACCTCCTGGCTATTCAGAATCTGTGTTTTCCACGACAACAAAATCGCAGACACTGTCAGGTAAAAAGGCAAAGCATGACGACGCAGAATTGAATGCTTTAAAGTCTAAGAAAATCTGGGAATTAGCAATTGGCCCGGCAAAATCGATACCAATGAACTTATTTATGAGTTATATGACAGGAAATTCCTTACAAGTGATCTCAGTAACTATGACATTAATGTTGTTATGGAACCCTATAAAGGCAATCTTCAATGAAACCAATCCGACCTTTTCCAAATTGTCAACGAAAAACAATGGAAGTGAAATTATTTTAGCAAAACttgtatttattatatGTCAAGTGTTTAATATGTGTATTGGCGTTTACAAATTATACAAAATGGGTCTTATACCTCACCAGGAAGCTGATTGGTTAGCCTGGAAAGAACCCAAGAGATTTATAGATAGGTTATATTACTAA
- a CDS encoding macropain subunit, putative (Similar to S. cerevisiae PRE5), with product MFRNNYDNDSVTYSPTGRLFQVEYALEAIKQGSAAVGLTSNDYVVLVALKRNAEELGSYQKKIIKIDDHMGVALAGLAPDARVLSNFLRKQAMQCKMVFNRPIQTYKAVLSIADKAQENTQSYGSRPYGVGLLIAGYDETGAHLFEFQPSGSVLEYFGAAIGARSQAARTYLERNLEEIKKCDDVEKLVLHGLYALRDTLSQDVELTFKNTSVSIVGKDQSFVSYDDENVQQWLDKLDSVSNARNRDGDDDDDDGDEQEEGNATQAQEGEGTEAPAEDRMETDE from the coding sequence ATGTTTAGAAATAATTACGACAACGATTCTGTTACATATTCACCTACAGGTAGATTATTTCAAGTTGAATATGCTTTAGAAGCTATTAAACAAGGAAGTGCAGCTGTTGGGTTAACTTCGAATGATTATGTTGTGTTAGTGGctctaaaaagaaatgcCGAGGAATTAGGATCTTACCAGAAGAAAATcataaaaattgatgatcATATGGGAGTGGCATTGGCTGGTTTGGCACCGGATGCTAGAGTTTTGTCTAACTTCTTAAGAAAACAAGCAATGCAATGTAAAATGGTTTTCAATCGTCCAATTCAAACTTATAAGGCAGTCTTGTCAATTGCTGATAAAGCCCAAGAAAATACACAAAGTTATGGATCAAGGCCATATGGTGTTGGATTGTTGATTGCTGGATATGATGAAACAGGAGCCCACCTTTTTGAGTTTCAACCTAGTGGAAGCGTTTTGGAATATTTTGGGGCAGCCATAGGAGCAAGATCTCAAGCAGCTCGTACATATTTAGAAAGAAATTTGGaagaaataaagaaatgTGATGATGTTGAGAAGTTAGTACTTCATGGGTTATATGCTTTGAGAGATACTTTGTCTCAAGATGTTGAATTGACATTTAAAAACACCAgtgtttcaattgttggtAAAGATCAAAGTTTTGTGTCGTATGATGATGAGAATGTGCAACAATGGTTGGATAAATTAGATTCCGTCTCAAACGCTAGAAATAGAGATGGtgacgatgatgacgatgatggggatgaacaagaagagGGCAATGCAACCCAAGCCCAAGAAGGAGAAGGTACCGAAGCCCCAGCAGAAGACAGAATGGAAACTGATGAGTAA